The sequence TGTAATAGGTGATGCACTGATCTGATACATCTGAAGTAAATGCATTGATGACACGTACACATTTTTGTCACTCACCGTGAGAACTCCATGCCACAAACCCATGTCCTTCTTAAAGTCCAAAACATTCACCAGTGTCTCACCTGTGTATAGACGTATTTCGTTATGTCTCCAAACAAGCACTGCATAGCTAGTTCTTTGGTGTAGTGTAACTGCAATAAAATGATGGTGTTTCCATAGCAACAGCATCACTCACCCTCACAGTAGTTACAGGCCTGAGTGAGTGCCTGGCAATGTGTTAACATGGCAACTTTTGAAACCGCAACACCCATCACTGTGCCCTCCTTACTGGCCTTATACTGcacaagagaaagagagaggagaAGATGTACATGTATTCAACAAACATAAACACAGAAACATGATTCACATGATCTTACCTCTATGTATGCAGTGTCTGTATTGGCTGTTGGGATATGAGGCTGCCAGTCTTTTGAAGGCTTCGTGAGGTATTTGGAGTCTGTCACCACCCACTTTAACCTGGGCCAGCCTATCAGAAACCCAAGTAGTATTAGATCCATCGTGAAATTCCCATCACCTACTGGCTTTGAAAAGTAATGGATGTGATGTGCATGTGTGAATCTCTGACCTTTAAACTGTAGTATTTCTCCAGTGGGGGTCTTGGGTAAACCCTTTAAACAAATCTCACTGGTCAAAGCCAGACCCACGCCACAGCTACCTAACAAAAAACCAACTTGGCTGCTACCCGCATCCTGTAAACACATGGAAAAAATTTTGACCACAATACAAATATGAATTGTTAGGACTCCAGTTAACTGTTGCGGCTACCTTTCGGGAAAGTGGAACCTCTATGGGGACAGGAATGACTTCCGCCAACAAACATCCATAAAATGCAACCCAGAACATACCAGGGTCGCTGTTGGGATACACCAGCGCCACCTGGATCAATAACAAAACATTACTTGCAAATAATAAAGTGAAACAGCAGCATTTTGCTAAAAAAGTTGCTTCTAACAATATACTACTTATAGCAATGTGAAGTAAATGAGTGTTTACATCAGTGTTGttattgctaaataaaacagaaattattaaaacattttcttaatttaaatAAGGCAGAAgctaatttttattgaaaggtTCATTAATCGAAATGTTGATTTAGCaactaattgaaataaaaaagttaagttGAAGAACTCAAATTTCTCAAACTGAAATAAAGCTAAATGGAAAAATATAAACCTGACGTCATACAATATTTAATCGCTATTAATCACATGAATGTCATGAGTTTTTGtatcagttctaaatgtaccgtaaattagtttttaatactctaatcaacatgggtatgaacaattatgcatgctttatgcaaatgtatgtttatttttagtgaaaccatatttaacagagcatgaagactagacatgtattgaaggtcatagatgtttttcaaagaacttgttcatgtccTTAAGCCTATAAgcttaaaaaatctgaataagcagtgatttctctaaTTTTacgaatataaataaagggagtttttacactggcagtttagttcagaacagggcacagttcctATGAAAacttggtaatgtgaaagcggTCATGCTGACCTGGGAGCGCACCTATACCACACCATATCTGCAGGAGGTtcatattccacgagtaggaatatagattgacccctttaagagatgcgcattccctattgaactggcggtattttatgtgtgtgtgccgGACTGTGCCGCGGTTCACATGAACAGTGAAAAACACGGACTTGGGAGCActtttgttcagaaaagtaacctgctgcGCATTTGTTTcatccgattgtaatgtatttagttcaataaaacacatgtaaggGCCTACTGTAAGTGGTAATCATCAtggttaatgatttacctcggaTATGAGCAAGAGTGAGCTTGCAGTGTTTTCGCGATCGGATttggactgcagagaatgtgctcagtgtaaaaatgcacttttctttcgacctggagtcttataaaagttaagcagaaaatatggtagctaatgtaggctataactgcacttgtttcagagtaatgttaattttaaccttttctttcccttttaATGTTTGCTaggctgctgcatcctttacgtatatggtaaatggtaaatggactgcatttatatagcgctttcaacagaccctttggccatccaaagcgctttacatatcgcctcacattcacccattcatacaccgacggcgatgtcagccatgtaaggcaccatccagctcgtctggagcagctggggttaggtgtcttgctcatggacacctcgacacttggtcagatggaaccggggatcgaaccaccaaccttctggtttgtagacaatctacatgaaccactgagccactgccgcccctataTGACTTATCTCAATTTTTCCAACTACGGGTTAGGccacagatcaaacagaaaatgcgtgcTGTGTTAATCGCACGTTAATAAAATTAGTGCCGTTATTAACTTgttcattttgacagccctaaaaaattattcaaattaaaataaaaactcaaaatataaaaataaaataacactggttTATGTGCACAAACTTCATGTAAACACCTAAATATGAACGATATTATCTGGAAACAATCTTAAATGACATAGATGTTTCTTTACCCGGTCTCCTGGTTTGAGTATCTGCTCATTTTTGGTTCCCAGCTTGTTGAGGAGAGTGTAGGCCAGCTTTACACTACGGCTCCACAGTTTCCCTGTCAATCACACGCCAATCAGTCTAAAGACCTTTCTTGCCAATCCCAGCATCTGCTTTCAATCAAGATAAGTGCTTTGAAGGTGACCAAGCTCAGTCTTACCGTACGTAAGTGTATAGAGTGGTTTTCCtgtgatatccagagctgtgaggGCGGGGCTTTTGCCCTGTGTTGCACCCCATCGAGTTAATGCTGCCTGAAGAGCAGGAGGCCAGTTGCTTACCACACCCAACGGCTCCCCCTTCACTGGGATTATCTGCCGGCCTTCTGGCCTAGGGGTGTTAGGATCTGCCTGAGGAACTTAGGAAAAAGAGACACGATCTACATTACCGCATCATTCTTTCCTTCAGAGTATGTCTGAGAAATGGCGAGAACTGAAGTTTTCCAAGTACCTTCCACGATCTCCTCTTGGTCATCCATGAAGAACTCACTGAGCGGCGGGCGTTTGGGTCGTTTTAGCGTGTTTAGCAGCTGCTGGATCTTTGTGGACACACGACTGGACACCGGAACACCTACACCAGGATTGGGGTCAGGTAGGGTGGGATGAGACAGACGAACAAagacacactcacgcacactttCAACTGACCTGGGAATTCACAAATCACGACTAGAGCATATGTGTGAAGGTAAAAACATGTATTACACTCTCCTACAGTGGTATTTATTAGTCCTGGTCCAAAGATATCCTGATTAATCAATTTAAGTtaaattatatacagtatacacgACTATTCAAAAGCTTGggatcattattatttttttatcaatagTTTCaatcagcaaggatgcataaaTTGTGCCAGTAAAGGCTTTTATAGTGATACAAACAAATATACCTAaagtaaacaaaataaatattttttcaagatgtaataagaagaaatgtttcttgagcaccaaatcagcatattaggcTAATTTCtaaaggattatgtgacactgaaaactggagaaaattcagcttttctatcacaggaataaattacaatatttaatatattaaagtataatatttttaaattagaaaaataTCTTATAATATTACTGTGTCACTATATTTAATGAGATAAATGTTAAcaaccacaaacttttgaactgtagtgcAATTTtacatctttattttgatatattattgtatttttcaatataaaaaatattaaaagactGGAATATCTGGAAAGTCATATTGACTTTTTTCAAGACTGAGTAAAAACCACATGTAAGTAGAGATGGAGGGATGAGTGATCtactataatttatttattttcctgaaGAAGTGCAGGATTTCACTCTGGTTCTCTATCTATGAGACACACATACAGCATACAAACACACAGCTTTAAAGTCAATCTAAGACCAATCATTACCTCTGCCAACTCTTCTCACTGACAGAGAAAAGCAACATGACACAAGTGGATAAAAggtggaaaagaaaaaagaaacggGATGCGATTAATGAAGCAATCAAACAGCATTCATAAAGGCTTATTGAATTGTCCCTACTGAGATGTTAACACAAAGTTCAGAGAGACATGAAAAGTAAGTTATGAACAAGGCGCTTAAAGATTGACATACATTTTCAGAGTATGTATGTTTAATGTagcaaacaaaaaacacatgttgctctttttatctctctctctcttttacttTTTTACACAAATACACGATCAGTACCATCTGCTGTCTCCATCATGCTGGACCGGCTCTGTCCTCGACTCATGCCTCGCACCACGGCATTGGTAGGCAGATCCACACGAGAGCCTCTGGCCTGAGCTTGGGATGGCACATCAGGAGGCCCAACTCCTCCTCCAGGATCTGGTCAATGATAACACATATTACTCGCTCAGAagttttaaagatattttacCCTCACTCATAAAGGAATAGCTcagacaaaaatgaaaattgtatttCTTATTACTCTGTTTTTTTCAAATCTGTATGGCTTCTTTTCTTAAGAGGAAAACAGAGAAGAAAAAAGGAGAAATATAATAGAATCATGTTTGTGGTGATTTTTTCAGTCCAATAGTGAACGATTCCTTTAAGAGTCTGTGTAAAACCATGTCCATTCATGACTGCTTTCAGAATGTGTTTCCTTTAATTGCTTAAACTAGTGATAAGCccaaagatattttaaagacagCATTTACTATTTACTTTGTTATTATAatacataattattataataatgttattaataataattattattttattataataaactaAAATGCTTGATTCcgatttattaatatttaagtgttcaaatatttatatgcaatgccATGTAAACTGTATACAGTAAATGACACCGATTTCCTACATACACTTCTGTTTAAACATTTTTCCATTGAGAAAAacgtttttataatttttttaaatatatatatatatatatatatatatatatatatatatatatatatatatatatatatatatatatatatatatatatatatatttttttttttttttttttttttttattcagcaaatattaagcagcagaactgtttttaacattgacaaaaaaaatttcaAGACAttacttgagcaccaaatcagcatattagaaacatttcttatatattaaaatagaaaacagatattttaagttctaatattatttcacaatattactattttaactTCTTTCAAACACTTCTTTCTTACTGGCCCTAAACTGATTTTGTTTCATGTCTCTCAAATCACTCTGCAGTCTCTTCCTTCTCACACTATGAAGTAACTTAAActcaaattaatatttaatgttattttatttatttatttgctaagTAGCTGTGTAATTCATGAGATACAGTCATTCGCTCATTATCCCAAAATAAACCTCTCTTACATAACTGTCTCTGGTTGTATTATgtctcatcatcatcatcatacatCATTCTTTGCATAATCTTTCATCAAAATGGAATAACTTTCTGTCTCTGTAGACCAAGGCTGTGAGGGTAGAGAAAAATATAATTAACTATAAAATATAACATCATAGCCTACAGGATATTCTGTTTCAAGTCTGATGCAAATAAACAAGGGTTTTTGCAAGGGTATGAATACCATTTCATGGTATTCATTTCATGGTATTCAATGTCTTTGCATTCACAATGGATTATTGGAAGTTCCTCTTGGTTAACCCGACAGTATACATGCTTTATACAGATAATGTGTACATCTTTTGacatttcacacacactcagggtATGTCATGTGCAGGAAAAGCACACACTCTGAATAAGTACAGTCTGGGATCAAGTGTGTGTTAAGCTATGGATGATCAGTCCTGAACCACATAACAAGCTCAACCAGATCTCTGAGAacctttattattttttcatcaGCTCCTATAGACAGACCAATCATTCACAGGTTGAAACACACGTGGGGCAGAGGCTTAAGGGTGGAGTGTGTGGAGGGGTAGATAATAACTCACAACAAATCTTAAACACACAGGGCAAGGTGAAAGATTTCTAACACTTGATTTTACCTCTTCCTATTCTTCTCACTGACAGTCACAAAAGATATAAATGAACagaaaataaagatttgaaaaGACAAATAAATCAGAAATAACAAAGCAAGAAAACACTTGCAAAAAAATGCCTGGTTAAGCTGCTAAAATTAACACTTATAACCAAATGGTAAAACCTAAAGTCTATGtaacatgacaaaaaagtgtgtgGGGCAATCGTGACTCACCGATGCGTGTCTGAGCGAAGGCCTCAGCTAGGGCGGAAGGCTGGGAGTGGGAATGGGGCGGGTGGGCAGGTGCGGGTGGAGGTGGGACCTGCTGAGACTGAGGCTGAGGGGCCTGGGTGGGCCGAGACTCCCCATGTGAGAGAGTGGAGGAGGCAGAGGAGGAGGTGGAGGAGGCATGCAGAGAGCTATTAATCCAGGTGTCTGGAGACTGCTGAGGCCCTGTGCTTTCGCTTGACACGGCCTCATCATCAGAGGAAGATGAGGAGTCTgacagagaaacagagagagaggaaagggcaaaagagagagagaaaaagaaattAAAAGACAAGGAAGAGAATGATAGAATGAGTACaagttagttattttaaattaaagtattatatattatagaatattaaagtgtagatagatagatggatagatggatagatggatagatggatagatggatagatggat is a genomic window of Pseudorasbora parva isolate DD20220531a chromosome 12, ASM2467924v1, whole genome shotgun sequence containing:
- the dip2bb gene encoding disco-interacting protein 2 homolog B-A isoform X5, producing the protein MAERGVDVSALPQEVREQLAELDLELSEGDITQKGYEKKRAKVLAPYLTQTQNLPPPPAYDEQSPGPSSASASAPEPGPSNSSSSSSRHRRTRRPHRSSGTRDERYRSDIHTEAVQAALAKHKEEKMALPMPTKRRSTYVQSPIDNCTPPDSSSSSDDEAVSSESTGPQQSPDTWINSSLHASSTSSSASSTLSHGESRPTQAPQPQSQQVPPPPAPAHPPHSHSQPSALAEAFAQTRIDPGGGVGPPDVPSQAQARGSRVDLPTNAVVRGMSRGQSRSSMMETADGVPVSSRVSTKIQQLLNTLKRPKRPPLSEFFMDDQEEIVEVPQADPNTPRPEGRQIIPVKGEPLGVVSNWPPALQAALTRWGATQGKSPALTALDITGKPLYTLTYGKLWSRSVKLAYTLLNKLGTKNEQILKPGDRVALVYPNSDPGMFWVAFYGCLLAEVIPVPIEVPLSRKDAGSSQVGFLLGSCGVGLALTSEICLKGLPKTPTGEILQFKGWPRLKWVVTDSKYLTKPSKDWQPHIPTANTDTAYIEYKASKEGTVMGVAVSKVAMLTHCQALTQACNYCEGETLVNVLDFKKDMGLWHGVLTSVMNRIHTISVPYAVMKACPLSWVQRVHIHKARVALVKCRDLHWAMMAHRDQRETSLASLRMLIVADGANPWSVSSCDAFLNVFQAYGLKPEVICPCATSPEAMTVAIRRPGVPGAPLPARAILSMTGLSHGVIRVNTEDKNSALTVQDVGHVMPGALMCIVKPDGPPMLCKTDEIGEIVVNSRAGGTMYYGLSGVTKNTFEVIPVNASGAPIGEIPFVRSGLLGFVGPGSLIFVVGKNEGLLMVSGRRHNADDLVATALAVEPVKTVYRGR